From the genome of Bacteroidales bacterium, one region includes:
- a CDS encoding S9 family peptidase: MTTKTFLTLLALACLCSNNSYGQEEQKQITLEDIWVSGKFNPKGIRGLLSMNDGIHYIVRERDSINQYRYDNSMLENTILHPGMLIPVGEVNPIKFGSYSFSNDEQKILLATATESIYRHSSHLDYYVYDRKLEKLTLLSPNGKQRLADFSPDGSKVAFVRDNNLFLVNLDSGVEVQITHDGLDRCIINGTTDWVYEEEFAITKGFYWSPDGKNIAFMRFDESNVKEFWMENYGNLYPEHHKFKYPKAGEDNSVVSIHIYNVSSGEMIQVDTGEETDIYLPRFQWTNNPSQLAIQRLNRHQNKLEILLADADLGKTKIIYTETNKYYIDITNDFTFLNDENHFVITSEQSGYNHIYLYDLNGKLIRPLTSGNWDVTDFYGVDPKNNLVYYQAAKQLAWNREIYCVNLKGKNDKRLSEENGNCSARFSTTFDYYIAFRQSIDHPDYVTINDKSGKTIRLLEDNSELKKLAQEYGFSQTELFSFTTSEQVLLNGMMIKPPDFDPNKKYPVFMYVYGGPGSQSVTNSWGRGQTGWFQMLAQMGYIIVSVDNRGTGGRGEEFKKMTYLQLGKYETIDQIEAAKYLSSLPYVDSSRIGIFGWSYGGYMTLLCMTKGSEYFSTGIAVASVSSWRYYDNIYTERYMRTPQENPGGYDDNSPINFADQLKGRLLLVHGTADDNVHVQNSVEMIDALVKADKQFDLMFYPDRDHGIYGGNTRLHLFRMMTEFLKKNL, translated from the coding sequence ATGACTACCAAAACTTTTCTTACACTACTTGCTTTAGCCTGCCTGTGTTCCAACAACTCCTATGGCCAGGAAGAACAAAAACAGATTACGCTCGAAGACATTTGGGTAAGCGGAAAATTTAATCCAAAAGGTATCCGGGGACTGCTATCCATGAATGATGGGATACACTATATCGTCAGGGAAAGAGATTCAATCAATCAATATCGCTACGATAATAGCATGCTGGAGAATACAATCTTACATCCGGGCATGCTCATTCCCGTGGGTGAAGTAAACCCCATCAAATTTGGCAGCTATTCCTTCAGCAACGACGAGCAGAAGATATTGCTGGCCACCGCAACCGAAAGCATCTATCGCCATTCATCCCACTTAGATTATTATGTGTATGATCGGAAGCTTGAAAAACTAACGCTGCTTAGCCCAAATGGGAAACAAAGGCTTGCCGACTTTTCACCTGATGGAAGCAAAGTGGCCTTTGTCCGCGATAACAATCTCTTTCTTGTGAACCTTGATTCGGGTGTTGAGGTTCAAATCACACATGATGGCCTGGATCGCTGCATCATTAACGGCACCACCGATTGGGTTTACGAAGAAGAATTTGCGATCACAAAAGGATTTTACTGGTCGCCTGATGGAAAGAACATTGCATTTATGCGGTTCGACGAAAGCAATGTAAAGGAATTCTGGATGGAGAACTATGGCAATTTGTATCCTGAGCACCATAAATTCAAATATCCAAAAGCCGGCGAGGACAATTCGGTTGTTAGCATACATATATATAATGTATCAAGTGGAGAAATGATTCAAGTTGACACAGGCGAAGAAACCGACATCTACCTTCCCAGGTTTCAATGGACCAACAACCCTTCTCAACTCGCCATACAACGTTTGAACCGCCACCAGAACAAGCTGGAAATCCTTCTTGCCGATGCCGACTTAGGAAAAACCAAGATTATTTATACCGAAACCAATAAGTATTACATTGATATTACCAACGATTTCACATTTCTTAATGATGAAAATCATTTTGTGATCACGAGCGAGCAAAGCGGGTACAATCATATTTATCTGTATGATCTCAACGGAAAGCTGATCAGGCCGCTCACTTCAGGAAACTGGGATGTAACTGATTTTTATGGTGTTGACCCTAAAAACAACCTGGTTTATTATCAGGCAGCTAAACAACTGGCCTGGAATCGTGAAATCTATTGTGTGAACCTAAAAGGCAAAAATGATAAACGTTTATCAGAAGAGAACGGAAATTGCAGTGCCAGGTTCAGCACAACATTTGACTATTACATAGCGTTCAGGCAATCAATTGATCATCCCGATTATGTTACCATCAACGATAAGAGCGGGAAGACAATCCGCTTACTTGAAGATAATAGTGAGCTGAAGAAATTAGCGCAGGAGTACGGTTTTTCGCAAACGGAACTTTTTTCATTTACTACCTCTGAGCAGGTATTGCTCAATGGAATGATGATCAAACCGCCTGATTTTGACCCAAATAAAAAGTATCCTGTTTTTATGTATGTATATGGTGGGCCGGGGTCGCAATCAGTTACAAACTCATGGGGCCGCGGGCAAACCGGATGGTTTCAGATGCTTGCGCAAATGGGATATATCATCGTTTCAGTTGATAACCGCGGAACTGGCGGTAGGGGTGAGGAGTTTAAGAAAATGACCTACCTGCAATTAGGCAAATACGAAACCATTGATCAGATTGAAGCTGCAAAATACCTCTCATCATTGCCTTATGTTGATAGTTCAAGGATTGGAATCTTTGGCTGGAGCTACGGCGGGTACATGACTTTGCTCTGTATGACCAAAGGAAGCGAATATTTCAGTACGGGCATTGCAGTAGCTTCAGTAAGCTCATGGAGATATTATGATAATATCTACACCGAACGATACATGCGCACACCTCAGGAAAACCCGGGCGGGTATGATGATAATTCACCCATCAATTTTGCAGATCAGTTGAAAGGCAGGCTACTGCTGGTTCACGGCACTGCCGATGATAATGTGCATGTTCAGAATTCTGTTGAGATGATTGATGCCCTCGTAAAAGCAGACAAGCAATTTGACCTGATGTTCTACCCTGATCGTGATCATGGTATTTATGGAGGAAACACCAGGTTGCACCTTTTCAGGATGATGACAGAGTTTCTGAAAAAGAATTTGTGA
- a CDS encoding 30S ribosomal protein S21 codes for MIIVPVKEGENIDKALKKLKRKFEKTGVVRELRERQKFTKPSIKKREERLKAIYVQQMQIQELI; via the coding sequence ATGATCATTGTACCAGTAAAAGAAGGCGAAAACATTGATAAAGCCTTAAAAAAACTCAAAAGGAAATTTGAGAAAACCGGTGTAGTAAGAGAACTGCGCGAAAGACAGAAGTTCACAAAACCTTCAATCAAGAAACGTGAAGAAAGGCTCAAAGCCATCTACGTTCAGCAAATGCAAATCCAGGAGTTGATTTAA